The Nicotiana tabacum cultivar K326 chromosome 14, ASM71507v2, whole genome shotgun sequence genome contains a region encoding:
- the LOC142169169 gene encoding uncharacterized protein LOC142169169: protein MAKLHVLWSFYVRASTDHIHTVIDGVKRYIVCFQNKRCSCGQFQLDELPCAHALAALWHMNESYENYCSPYYTRESLLHTYEIPVDPLPDESKWNVPQHIFEEVVMPPTGKRQPGRPKK from the exons atggcaaaactccaCGTTTTATGGAGTTTTTAC GTGAGGGCTTCAACAGATCACATCCATACAGTGATAGATGGTGTGAAGCGCTATattgtttgttttcaaaataagAGATGTAGTTGTGGACAATTCCAGCTTGATGAACTTCCTTGTGCACATGCTTTGGCGGCTTTATGGCACATGAATGAGTCTTATGAAAACTATTGTTCTCCTTATTACACGAGGGAGAGCCTCTTGCATACTTATGAAATACCAGTAGACCCACTTCCTGATGAAAGCAAATGGAATGTGCCACAACATATATTTGAAGAAGTTGTAATGCCACCTACCGGGAAAAGACAGCCAGGAAGACCTAAAAAATAA